In Mercenaria mercenaria strain notata chromosome 13, MADL_Memer_1, whole genome shotgun sequence, a single window of DNA contains:
- the LOC123529487 gene encoding uncharacterized protein LOC123529487 isoform X1, with protein MVIRFHFHSRHILRNRRRGHSMSGSDIASVLDKNSTEKFFIEYNGFLSNHLTHGVIALHRLGVPSERIERFIQWYSPKLESTTSDVIDDRPVEELKGKRVAYYSILKHFEHLLREKYKTVDDLIKNEYPHVSNGLAGSALHGTIHLGYGYSVRNERIILEGLAYTFHSYRPIVTTKSNADLAVFGSGNVEIMDVLRSLRLNKELFNKMKEGIKEDRWKPLKLGNFQLSVCYLLTDHGDLLTNLVLSLALGQYVRASDSSLDPVKLGRRIVYLSVLVYALAEDRNNFFLLHGVTCAWGLHQIMPLLTAEDGIKVVREFLTVLLAVYVAEGSPDMNVPLSLGQFKDKDWSQLIDRAVEVDRDEHCYKLVQVCNEMAKNAVENDEDPDVYVQAAKSAIDYDLYLFKIFG; from the exons ATGGTAATaag GTTTCACTTTCATTCACGGCATATCTTAAGGAACAGAAGACGAGGTCACAGTATGTCTGGTTCAGATATTGCATCAGTATTAGACAAAAATTCAACAGAAAAGTTCTTCATCGAATACAATGGCTTTTTAAGCAATCACCTTACACATGGTGTCATAGCTCTGCACAGACTTGGAGTACCAAGCGAAAGGATTGAGAGATTCATACAATGGTACTCTCCGAAACTGGAGTCCACGACTTCTGACGTCATTGATGACAGGCCTGTCGAAGAACTTAAAGGAAAACGTGTTGCCTATTACTCGATACTGAAACATTTCGAACATTTGCTCAGAGAGAAGTACAAAACTGTCGATGACCTGATAAAAAACGAGTACCCGCATGTTTCCAATGGCCTTGCTGGATCAGCATTACATGGAACTATTCATCTGGGGTATGGTTATTCCGTCAGGAATGAGCGAATTATTTTGGAAGGTCTCGCCTACACATTTCATTCCTATCGGCCAATCGTAACTACGAAATCAAATGCAGATCTTGCCGTATTTGGTAGTGGAAATGTCGAAATAATGGATGTCCTGAGAAGTCTTCGTTTGAATAAAGAACTTTTCAACAAGATGAAAGAGGGAATAAAAGAAGACCGATGGAAACCGCTGAAATTAGGAAACTTTCAGTTAAGTGTCTGTTATTTGTTAACTGACCACGGAGATTTACTCACCAACCTGGTTCTCTCCCTTGCATTAGGACAGTATGTACGTGCCAGCGACTCATCCCTTGATCCAGTAAAGCTAGGGAGAAGAATTGTCTACTTGAGCGTGTTGGTATATGCGCTAGCTGAGGACAGAAATAACTTCTTCCTTCTCCATGGTGTCACGTGCGCTTGGGGACTTCATCAGATCATGCCACTGCTAACAGCAGAAGACGGAATAAAAGTCGTCAGAGAATTTCTAACCGTTCTACTGGCGGTATATGTTGCAGAAGGATCGCCAGATATGAACGTCCCGCTTTCATTAGGCCAGTTCAAGGATAAAGACTGGTCTCAACTTATTGACAGAGCTGTTGAAGTTGATAGGGACGAACATTGTTATAAACTGGTGCAAGTGTGTAACGAGATGGCGAAGAACGCTGTAGAAAACGACGAGGATCCAGACGTCTACGTACAAGCCGCAAAGTCTGCTATAGATTATGATttgtatttgttcaaaatttttgGTTGA
- the LOC123529487 gene encoding uncharacterized protein LOC123529487 isoform X2, translated as MSGSDIASVLDKNSTEKFFIEYNGFLSNHLTHGVIALHRLGVPSERIERFIQWYSPKLESTTSDVIDDRPVEELKGKRVAYYSILKHFEHLLREKYKTVDDLIKNEYPHVSNGLAGSALHGTIHLGYGYSVRNERIILEGLAYTFHSYRPIVTTKSNADLAVFGSGNVEIMDVLRSLRLNKELFNKMKEGIKEDRWKPLKLGNFQLSVCYLLTDHGDLLTNLVLSLALGQYVRASDSSLDPVKLGRRIVYLSVLVYALAEDRNNFFLLHGVTCAWGLHQIMPLLTAEDGIKVVREFLTVLLAVYVAEGSPDMNVPLSLGQFKDKDWSQLIDRAVEVDRDEHCYKLVQVCNEMAKNAVENDEDPDVYVQAAKSAIDYDLYLFKIFG; from the coding sequence ATGTCTGGTTCAGATATTGCATCAGTATTAGACAAAAATTCAACAGAAAAGTTCTTCATCGAATACAATGGCTTTTTAAGCAATCACCTTACACATGGTGTCATAGCTCTGCACAGACTTGGAGTACCAAGCGAAAGGATTGAGAGATTCATACAATGGTACTCTCCGAAACTGGAGTCCACGACTTCTGACGTCATTGATGACAGGCCTGTCGAAGAACTTAAAGGAAAACGTGTTGCCTATTACTCGATACTGAAACATTTCGAACATTTGCTCAGAGAGAAGTACAAAACTGTCGATGACCTGATAAAAAACGAGTACCCGCATGTTTCCAATGGCCTTGCTGGATCAGCATTACATGGAACTATTCATCTGGGGTATGGTTATTCCGTCAGGAATGAGCGAATTATTTTGGAAGGTCTCGCCTACACATTTCATTCCTATCGGCCAATCGTAACTACGAAATCAAATGCAGATCTTGCCGTATTTGGTAGTGGAAATGTCGAAATAATGGATGTCCTGAGAAGTCTTCGTTTGAATAAAGAACTTTTCAACAAGATGAAAGAGGGAATAAAAGAAGACCGATGGAAACCGCTGAAATTAGGAAACTTTCAGTTAAGTGTCTGTTATTTGTTAACTGACCACGGAGATTTACTCACCAACCTGGTTCTCTCCCTTGCATTAGGACAGTATGTACGTGCCAGCGACTCATCCCTTGATCCAGTAAAGCTAGGGAGAAGAATTGTCTACTTGAGCGTGTTGGTATATGCGCTAGCTGAGGACAGAAATAACTTCTTCCTTCTCCATGGTGTCACGTGCGCTTGGGGACTTCATCAGATCATGCCACTGCTAACAGCAGAAGACGGAATAAAAGTCGTCAGAGAATTTCTAACCGTTCTACTGGCGGTATATGTTGCAGAAGGATCGCCAGATATGAACGTCCCGCTTTCATTAGGCCAGTTCAAGGATAAAGACTGGTCTCAACTTATTGACAGAGCTGTTGAAGTTGATAGGGACGAACATTGTTATAAACTGGTGCAAGTGTGTAACGAGATGGCGAAGAACGCTGTAGAAAACGACGAGGATCCAGACGTCTACGTACAAGCCGCAAAGTCTGCTATAGATTATGATttgtatttgttcaaaatttttgGTTGA
- the LOC123528854 gene encoding uncharacterized protein LOC123528854 — MILLSVIGIFISFHFSDCNPPHGYMTHFYFNRRKVQVNDSLVLELTNRFLPDVRKDFLTCDIQVETSSTRKLLVHFMSLEISDNEDDLDRLHIYDYKKDQKATRISPPQGLYGVYDKYYSKMSGGVPSDYVTSGNKLKLDYQGKPTLAYDGFKILITSFRESRGGCGRGYFRCNRKDICIPVSTWCDGFNNCGNNDHSDESNCDQNRGNAWKPWDGQVTAVVAASVSCTVFLLTAGLIVLIIRKMNKREAINAHITVEFKKKRKPNRKSTNGELLTRLYAPPSYEVVVGMDEEPPPYEAVEDDYDTETDDDNEVLNEHVTMNTKGACAVTPETMGNNKIRITSALVTCDIEGNNVKTKVNKTNEDNILNQRKEFQELTNYKLCSSAEESSSNSSTSQNKNAQIQNNHAGDEIEVLESVDSDSSKDENSNSHNQQKLSNGTVHTLIGNGHVSSEKCNGHSKVMFKRSPSTRDADTIEYVDSD, encoded by the exons ACTGCAATCCTCCGCACGGTTATATGACTCACTTCTATTTCAATCGCCGGAAAGTTCAGGTGAACGATTCTCTTGTGCTTGAGCTTACGAACAGGTTTCTGCCAGACGTCCGGAAAGACTTTCTCACGTGCGACATCCAAGTTGAGACGTCATCAACGCGCAAGCTCCTGGTGCATTTCATGTCTCTAGAAATTTCTGATAATGAAGACGACCTTGACAG ATTGCACATATATGATTACAAGAAAGACCAGAAAGCAACAAGGATTTCCCCACCACAGGGCTTATATGGTGTGTATGACAAGTACTACAGTAAAATGTCGGGCGGAGTACCATCCGACTACGTCACCAGTGGCAATAAGCTGAAGTTAGACTATCAGGGCAAACCTACATTGGCTTATGACGGTTTCAAAATCCTTATTACATCTTTCAGAG AATCACGTGGTGGTTGCGGTCGTGGCTACTTCCGGTGTAACCGGAAGGACATATGTATTCCTGTTAGCACATGGTGTGACGGATTCAACAACTGCGGAAATAATGACCATAGTGATGAATCAAACTGTGATCAAAATCGAGGAAATGCATGGAAGCCATGGG ATGGCCAGGTTACAGCGGTAGTTGCAGCGTCAGTCTCGTGCACTGTGTTTCTTCTCACAGCAGGCCTTATTGTTTTGATTATAAGGAAAATGAATAAAAG GGAGGCGATTAACGCTCACATCACCgtagaatttaaaaagaaacgcAAGCCAAACAGAAAGTCAACAAATGGTGAACTTTTAACACGATTATACGCTCCTCCTTCGTACGAAGTTGTTGTAGGCATGGATGAGGAGCCACCTCCTTACGAAGCTGTGGAGGATGACTACGACACAGAAACTGATGATGACAATGAAGTTTTGAATGAACACGTGACAATGAATACCAAAGGCGCATGTGCGGTTACACCGGAAACAATGGGCAATAATAAAATCCGCATCACATCGGCTCTAGTAACATGTGATATTGAAGGCAACAATGTAAAGACAAAAGTTAATAAAACAAACGAAGACAATATATTGAATCAAAGGAAAGAATTTCAGGAACTGACAAATTATAAATTGTGTTCATCCGCCGAGGAAAGTAGTTCAAATAGTTCAACTAGTCAAAATAAAAACGCTCAGATCCAGAATAATCATGCAGGGGATGAAATAGAAGTGCTTGAAAGTGTGGACAGCGACTCTTCCAAAGATGAAAACAGTAATAGCCATAATCAGCAGAAATTATCAAATGGGACAGTGCATACTTTGATAGGCAATGGTCATGTAAGTTCCGAAAAGTGCAACGGCCATtcaaaagtaatgtttaaaagaAGTCCTTCCACGAGAGATGCCGATACTATAGAATATGTAGACAGTGACTGA